A genomic window from Actinomycetaceae bacterium MB13-C1-2 includes:
- a CDS encoding DNA-formamidopyrimidine glycosylase family protein: protein MPEGDSAYRVAAQLDRALSGRILTQFQIRTGALARANLSGETVQNAEAFGKHIIVRIGEYSLHSHMLMDGTWHLYLPGTRWRRPAHQARLVLGNDQAQAVGFLVGKIRLVRTDQESKLIGHLGPDPLKPEWDNGGLETAALNLAADHRSIHVALLDQSNVAGFGNEYANEICFLAGINPAAPAVQVDVHRCLVMGTRLIRANLGRVERTTTGDTRPGKRLYVYGRAGQPCRRCAETIRFTRRGATPSSMRHVYWCPNCQPVEMNHDLR, encoded by the coding sequence ATGCCAGAGGGAGATTCCGCCTACCGCGTTGCGGCGCAGCTAGATCGTGCGTTGTCGGGACGAATCCTTACACAATTTCAGATTCGTACGGGAGCACTGGCTCGGGCAAATCTTTCGGGAGAAACCGTTCAAAATGCGGAGGCTTTCGGGAAACACATCATTGTCCGCATCGGTGAGTACTCCCTTCATTCTCACATGCTCATGGACGGGACATGGCACCTGTACCTTCCCGGCACCAGATGGCGCAGACCTGCACACCAGGCTCGTCTGGTTCTGGGCAATGATCAGGCGCAGGCTGTCGGATTCTTGGTCGGGAAAATCCGGCTAGTTCGAACCGATCAAGAGTCGAAACTGATAGGCCACCTGGGTCCCGATCCACTCAAACCTGAGTGGGACAACGGCGGCCTTGAGACGGCGGCGCTAAACCTCGCCGCAGATCATCGGTCGATTCATGTCGCTTTGCTAGACCAGTCGAACGTGGCCGGCTTTGGGAATGAGTACGCCAACGAGATTTGCTTCCTGGCGGGAATCAACCCTGCAGCGCCCGCCGTACAGGTGGACGTGCACCGCTGTCTAGTGATGGGAACCCGTCTGATTCGTGCCAATTTGGGACGAGTTGAGAGGACCACAACAGGTGATACCCGTCCCGGAAAGCGGCTGTACGTCTATGGCCGGGCCGGGCAACCCTGCCGTCGTTGTGCCGAAACAATCAGGTTCACCAGACGGGGCGCAACACCCTCTTCTATGCGACACGTGTACTGGTGTCCGAACTGTCAACCGGTGGAGATGAACCACGACCTGCGTTAA